One genomic region from Sulfurimonas sp. hsl 1-7 encodes:
- a CDS encoding hybrid sensor histidine kinase/response regulator, with the protein MQLGLKNRLRLISLLPIIILFSITSYFVYDSYENYKAAQQLQDRLSANRELNTLVNNISRERGMTVMYLGNSSPNTLKSLIKQRKIVDDQAKLYFEHIYAQADKEHSTTLKQESKLLEDAIKKIVATRHLVDEQKTNFTDVYEKIYGAAQTIAIKQLEEITYDQLDSQINDYSFKYLTLVRANEFTAAERDFISFAIARSTELDEEEVNRWIHLVSKADAITYDTLRDEKLIKALDAIFVNEDAMELFDDINTERASVMISAAAGEYETNAGIWFAMLSEKTNLLSQAQEKVLSAMDKRAIAVKTEALQFLTITLTVWLVSILLGILGYLLSNEIAKNIKNLEEVLIRVAEDATEHDAESINLDTARGTTEAYNLLEKIIEQTRLDKEMAQEASEAKSMFLANMSHEIRTPLNGIVGFTELLKDTGLKEEQQEFVEIIEKSSENLLEIINNILDLSKIESNKLEIEDIVFNPIEEFESAVEVYAVRASEKHINLGCFIDPELETPIKGDPTKIKEVIINLLSNAVKFTSSSGSINVDIRKLEAPQEGITRVRFEIQDSGIGVTSEQKARIFEAFSQADTSITRKYGGTGLGLTISSRFIELMGGQLDLHSEPGEGTTFFFTVDFEEVEPTQDSAKGAFSSINALVLESAHKQKSQDRYLREYLDFYGVSYTLFKDLAELETLQRQVSYDLLFIDFDYTNENDLNAFSSMPEELILLTKSYYMRQIDSMGLDIFKTLYEPLNNTKLKLTLENFSSSNFSAKKSKKVNRKKYNAESARFNANVLVAEDNIINQKLIKRTLEDLGLTIDIASNGLEAFQKRKDGNYDLIFMDIQMPFLDGMEATQEILEYEEVYNQPHVPILALTANALKGDRERFLEAGLDEYTTKPLVRAEIVTLLNHFLSDYIVYEEEITDSAENGDEAPVESAPEVAEIAEVEEVQGLEAEMPQELTQEETEAMQYDADVLIANYSKFNTKLFAKILTDLSFEYDTANTQEVLNEKLDNYKYKVILADTLFKDAVKDHTDTDVLVFEDSVNKDKLKDLLKQYM; encoded by the coding sequence ATGCAACTAGGACTTAAAAATAGACTTAGATTAATTTCATTACTGCCTATTATTATTCTATTTTCTATTACGAGTTACTTCGTTTATGATTCGTATGAAAATTATAAAGCTGCGCAACAATTGCAAGACAGACTTTCGGCAAACAGAGAGTTAAATACACTCGTAAATAATATATCTCGTGAAAGAGGTATGACGGTAATGTATCTTGGAAATTCATCTCCAAATACATTAAAGTCTCTTATAAAGCAAAGAAAAATAGTTGATGATCAAGCTAAACTCTATTTTGAACACATCTATGCACAAGCTGATAAAGAGCATTCAACTACTTTAAAACAGGAATCAAAACTACTTGAAGATGCAATCAAAAAAATTGTAGCAACACGTCATTTAGTTGATGAACAAAAAACAAACTTTACAGATGTATATGAAAAAATTTACGGTGCTGCGCAAACTATAGCAATCAAACAACTTGAAGAGATCACTTATGATCAGCTCGATTCACAGATCAATGACTACTCTTTTAAATATCTTACATTAGTTAGAGCAAATGAGTTTACGGCAGCGGAAAGGGACTTTATCTCTTTTGCAATTGCACGTTCGACGGAGCTGGATGAGGAAGAGGTAAATAGATGGATTCACCTTGTCTCTAAAGCAGATGCTATCACTTACGATACATTAAGAGATGAAAAACTCATCAAAGCACTAGATGCAATTTTTGTTAATGAAGACGCAATGGAACTTTTTGATGATATCAATACTGAAAGAGCTTCAGTAATGATTTCAGCAGCAGCAGGTGAATATGAGACAAATGCGGGTATCTGGTTCGCAATGCTTTCTGAAAAGACAAACCTTTTATCTCAAGCACAGGAAAAAGTTTTAAGTGCGATGGATAAAAGAGCAATTGCAGTAAAAACTGAAGCTCTTCAGTTTCTTACAATCACACTTACAGTTTGGCTTGTTTCAATTCTTCTTGGTATTTTAGGATATTTACTTTCAAATGAGATTGCTAAAAATATCAAAAACCTTGAAGAGGTTCTTATCCGTGTTGCAGAAGATGCGACTGAACATGATGCTGAAAGTATCAATCTTGATACCGCAAGAGGTACTACTGAAGCGTATAACCTGCTTGAAAAAATTATTGAGCAAACAAGACTTGATAAAGAGATGGCTCAAGAGGCTAGTGAAGCAAAATCTATGTTCTTGGCAAATATGTCACACGAAATTCGTACACCTCTTAACGGTATTGTTGGATTTACTGAACTTCTTAAAGATACTGGTCTTAAAGAGGAGCAACAGGAATTTGTTGAGATTATTGAAAAATCATCAGAAAACCTTCTTGAAATTATCAATAATATTCTTGACTTATCTAAAATCGAGTCTAATAAACTTGAAATTGAAGATATTGTTTTCAATCCTATTGAAGAGTTTGAGAGTGCTGTTGAAGTATACGCTGTTCGTGCAAGTGAAAAACATATCAACCTTGGATGTTTTATTGATCCGGAACTTGAGACACCTATCAAAGGGGATCCTACAAAAATTAAAGAGGTTATTATTAACCTTCTTTCAAATGCTGTTAAATTCACAAGTAGTTCAGGTTCTATTAACGTTGATATTAGAAAACTTGAAGCACCGCAAGAGGGAATCACTCGTGTTAGATTTGAGATCCAAGATAGTGGTATCGGTGTAACAAGTGAACAAAAAGCAAGAATTTTTGAAGCATTCTCTCAAGCCGACACCTCAATTACACGTAAATACGGTGGTACTGGTCTAGGGCTTACAATTTCATCTAGATTTATTGAGCTAATGGGTGGTCAACTTGATCTTCACAGTGAACCTGGGGAAGGAACAACATTCTTCTTTACAGTTGATTTTGAAGAGGTTGAACCTACACAAGACTCTGCAAAAGGAGCATTCTCAAGTATCAACGCTCTTGTACTTGAATCAGCTCATAAACAAAAAAGTCAAGATAGATACTTACGTGAATACCTTGATTTTTACGGTGTTAGTTATACATTATTCAAAGACCTTGCTGAGCTTGAAACATTACAAAGACAGGTAAGTTACGATCTTTTATTTATAGATTTTGATTATACGAATGAAAATGACTTAAATGCATTTAGTTCTATGCCGGAAGAGTTAATACTCTTAACAAAATCGTACTATATGAGACAGATAGACTCAATGGGTCTAGATATTTTTAAAACACTTTATGAACCGCTCAATAATACAAAGTTAAAATTAACTCTTGAAAACTTTAGTAGTTCAAACTTTAGTGCAAAAAAATCTAAAAAAGTTAATCGTAAAAAATATAATGCAGAATCGGCAAGATTTAATGCGAATGTATTGGTTGCTGAAGATAACATCATTAACCAGAAACTTATCAAAAGAACGTTAGAAGATCTAGGTTTAACAATTGACATAGCATCAAACGGTCTTGAAGCATTCCAAAAACGTAAAGATGGAAACTACGATTTAATCTTTATGGATATCCAGATGCCTTTCTTAGATGGTATGGAAGCTACTCAAGAGATTTTAGAGTATGAAGAGGTATATAATCAACCTCACGTTCCGATCTTAGCCTTAACGGCAAATGCTCTTAAAGGAGATAGAGAAAGATTCCTTGAAGCAGGATTGGATGAGTATACGACAAAACCTCTAGTTCGTGCTGAAATAGTTACCCTATTGAACCACTTCCTAAGTGATTATATTGTTTATGAAGAGGAGATTACGGATAGTGCCGAAAACGGTGATGAAGCTCCTGTTGAATCTGCTCCTGAAGTAGCTGAAATAGCTGAAGTTGAAGAGGTTCAAGGTCTTGAAGCAGAAATGCCTCAAGAGTTGACACAAGAAGAGACAGAAGCTATGCAATATGATGCAGATGTATTGATTGCAAACTATAGTAAATTTAATACAAAACTATTTGCCAAAATATTAACAGACCTTTCATTTGAATATGATACTGCTAATACACAAGAGGTTCTCAATGAGAAACTAGACAACTATAAATATAAAGTGATATTAGCTGATACATTATTTAAAGATGCAGTAAAAGATCACACCGACACAGATGTACTGGTTTTCGAAGATTCGGTTAACAAAGATAAATTAAAAGATTTATTAAAACAATATATGTAG
- a CDS encoding outer membrane protein assembly factor BamD, with product MQNRLKLFFFFVSAIVLFSSCSKDVEEYNKPAIYWYGKIISSISDGNIDKADDYYSSLQGEHIGSPLLPEATMILAIAHMYEEEYLLSEHFLDEYIKRYANENEREFAEFLKIKAKYLSLPNPRRDQVLIQDAIKAAEAFKRNYPGSDYYALVDSMLTKLYLSEAALNETIASLYDRVDKYKSAQYYRDIKPEPWIKWDEIDKANSPWYREWFEGDGTASWYGFMIPETQSVVSRNSVQENNSTK from the coding sequence ATGCAAAATCGATTGAAGCTTTTCTTTTTCTTTGTAAGTGCTATTGTACTGTTTAGCTCTTGTTCAAAAGATGTTGAGGAGTATAATAAACCGGCTATCTATTGGTATGGAAAGATCATCAGTTCTATATCGGATGGAAATATAGATAAAGCGGATGATTATTACTCATCACTTCAAGGTGAACATATCGGTTCCCCTTTGTTACCGGAAGCGACAATGATACTTGCTATTGCTCATATGTATGAGGAAGAGTATCTTTTAAGCGAACATTTTTTAGATGAATATATAAAAAGATATGCTAATGAAAATGAGAGAGAGTTTGCAGAATTTTTAAAGATTAAAGCAAAATATTTATCGTTACCAAATCCAAGACGTGATCAGGTTCTTATTCAAGATGCTATTAAAGCTGCTGAAGCATTCAAGAGAAACTATCCAGGTTCTGATTATTATGCATTGGTAGATTCTATGCTTACAAAATTGTATCTTTCAGAGGCTGCTTTAAATGAAACGATAGCTTCTTTATATGACAGAGTAGATAAATATAAATCTGCCCAATATTATAGAGATATAAAACCTGAGCCTTGGATCAAGTGGGATGAAATAGACAAAGCAAACAGCCCTTGGTACAGAGAGTGGTTTGAAGGGGATGGAACGGCAAGTTGGTATGGATTCATGATACCTGAAACACAAAGCGTTGTTTCAAGAAACTCTGTACAAGAGAATAATTCGACAAAATAA
- the lon gene encoding endopeptidase La has product MKLSNYGEFPADIPVIAEDDIFLYPFMISPLFLSDEKNINAATKAIEDNSLVIVCPTKPKHDGEREYDSLYDAGVVGSIMRKVSLPDGRVKVLFQGLARAKMLNKVSDEPLTAHVDVIPSVEVNSLKIDAILEVVREKVRTLSGVSNYFPPDLLRTIEENHDHNRIIDLICSTVKLKKEQAYKLFIETDTEKRFLDLIDYLIDEIEANKLQKEIRSKVHTHIEKVNKEYFLKEQLKQIQKELGTDTARDEEIEEYRKKLESKKSKMTEDAYKEISKQLERFSRMHPDSSDASMTQTYLDWVLEIPFGSISKKSLDINKVEDQLNKDHYSLEKPKDRIVEYFAVKELLELRGIKQTKSAGAILCFSGPPGVGKTSLANSIASALKRPLVRIALGGLEDVNELRGHRRTYVGAMPGRIVQGLIDAKKMNPVIVLDEIDKVTRNGRGDPTAALLEILDPEQNSEFRDYYTNFNIDLSNVIFIATANDVGRIPKPLFDRMEFITVSSYTPQEKYEIAKRYLIPQELKKHGLKKSEVTISKPALKELIHSYTREAGVRNLRRRIAQMSRKAALMMLKNNKLTKISVSVNNLNEFFDKSVFEIEKTNKVPVVGVVNGLAWTAVGGDVLKIESIRIKGKGTMQLTGSLGDVMKESARIAFSVVKTLIDTRKLKISAENIPVTFKEKEDDIKVDPSEVYKRYDLHVHVPDGATPKDGPSAGIAMVSVIASILSSAKIRSDVAMTGEVSLNGDVLPIGGLKEKLIAAHKADMTKVLIPQKNYERDLDEIPKEVKDAMEIVGVKRIEEVLKQVLV; this is encoded by the coding sequence ATGAAACTAAGTAATTACGGAGAATTCCCTGCTGATATTCCTGTTATCGCAGAGGATGACATTTTTTTATATCCATTTATGATATCTCCACTTTTTTTAAGTGATGAAAAAAACATAAATGCTGCTACAAAAGCGATAGAGGATAACTCTTTGGTGATTGTTTGTCCAACAAAGCCTAAACATGACGGTGAAAGAGAATACGACTCTCTTTACGATGCAGGTGTTGTTGGTTCTATTATGAGAAAAGTTTCCTTGCCTGATGGCCGTGTGAAAGTACTTTTTCAAGGTTTAGCACGCGCTAAAATGTTGAATAAGGTTTCAGATGAACCTTTAACAGCTCATGTAGATGTTATTCCATCGGTTGAGGTAAACAGCTTAAAAATAGATGCAATCTTAGAAGTTGTTCGTGAAAAAGTGCGTACACTTTCAGGTGTAAGTAACTATTTTCCACCGGATCTTTTACGTACGATTGAAGAAAACCATGACCATAACCGTATAATTGATCTTATCTGTTCAACTGTAAAATTAAAAAAAGAGCAGGCATATAAACTCTTTATAGAAACAGATACGGAGAAAAGATTTTTAGATTTAATTGATTATCTTATTGATGAGATTGAAGCAAATAAACTGCAAAAAGAGATCCGTTCTAAAGTACATACTCACATTGAAAAAGTAAACAAAGAGTACTTTTTAAAAGAGCAGTTAAAACAGATCCAAAAAGAGCTTGGAACTGACACGGCGCGTGATGAAGAGATCGAAGAGTATCGTAAAAAACTTGAATCGAAAAAATCAAAGATGACTGAAGATGCTTATAAAGAGATCTCTAAGCAACTTGAGCGTTTTTCAAGAATGCATCCAGACTCTTCCGATGCATCAATGACACAAACTTATCTTGACTGGGTATTGGAAATTCCTTTTGGTTCTATAAGCAAGAAGTCTTTAGATATTAACAAGGTTGAAGATCAGCTAAATAAAGACCATTACTCTCTTGAAAAACCAAAAGATAGAATTGTTGAATATTTTGCAGTGAAAGAGTTACTTGAACTGCGTGGTATTAAGCAGACAAAATCGGCGGGTGCTATCCTTTGTTTTTCAGGACCTCCGGGTGTAGGTAAAACTTCTTTGGCAAACTCTATCGCTTCTGCGCTAAAGCGTCCGCTAGTACGTATTGCTTTAGGCGGTTTGGAAGATGTTAATGAGCTTCGCGGGCACCGTCGTACATACGTAGGTGCAATGCCGGGACGTATTGTTCAAGGTTTAATTGATGCAAAGAAAATGAATCCTGTAATCGTACTTGATGAGATCGATAAAGTTACTCGTAACGGACGCGGTGATCCTACAGCGGCACTTTTAGAGATCTTAGACCCTGAACAAAACAGTGAATTCCGTGATTATTATACAAACTTTAATATTGATCTCTCAAACGTAATCTTTATTGCAACGGCAAATGATGTTGGGCGTATTCCGAAACCTCTTTTTGACAGAATGGAGTTTATTACCGTCAGTTCATATACACCTCAAGAGAAGTATGAGATAGCAAAAAGATATCTTATACCGCAAGAGTTAAAAAAGCACGGACTTAAAAAATCTGAAGTGACAATTTCAAAACCGGCACTTAAAGAGTTGATTCATAGCTATACTCGTGAAGCGGGTGTGCGTAATTTACGCCGTAGAATTGCTCAGATGAGTCGAAAAGCGGCATTGATGATGCTCAAAAACAATAAGCTTACTAAGATCTCTGTGAGTGTTAATAATTTAAATGAGTTTTTTGATAAAAGTGTTTTTGAGATCGAAAAAACAAATAAAGTACCTGTAGTTGGCGTAGTTAATGGTTTAGCGTGGACAGCTGTAGGCGGAGATGTTTTAAAAATAGAGTCTATCCGTATTAAAGGGAAGGGGACTATGCAGTTAACGGGAAGTCTTGGTGATGTTATGAAAGAGTCTGCTCGTATTGCTTTTAGTGTAGTTAAGACTTTAATAGATACAAGAAAATTAAAAATATCGGCAGAAAATATCCCTGTAACATTTAAAGAGAAAGAGGATGATATCAAAGTAGATCCAAGTGAAGTATATAAACGTTATGATCTACATGTTCACGTTCCAGACGGTGCTACACCAAAAGATGGACCAAGTGCAGGTATTGCCATGGTAAGTGTTATCGCTTCTATTTTAAGCTCGGCAAAAATACGTTCAGACGTAGCGATGACGGGTGAGGTTTCTTTAAACGGTGATGTTCTTCCAATCGGCGGACTTAAAGAGAAGCTTATAGCTGCACACAAAGCAGATATGACAAAAGTACTGATACCACAGAAAAACTATGAAAGAGATCTTGATGAGATACCTAAAGAGGTTAAAGATGCTATGGAAATAGTTGGAGTTAAAAGAATAGAAGAGGTGTTAAAACAAGTTCTTGTATAG
- a CDS encoding response regulator, with protein sequence MTQKDLVVLAVDDDMINLKLLKSMLLKTGNVKEVIEAKNGSDAIGELKGRNDIDLILLDIIMPIMGGIEMLKVVRADDSLRQLPIIVLTTDETKKAEALEAGANGFLMKPIRNDELIAKMDTVIV encoded by the coding sequence ATGACACAAAAAGACTTAGTAGTACTTGCCGTAGATGATGATATGATTAACTTAAAGTTATTAAAATCGATGCTTTTAAAAACTGGTAACGTTAAAGAGGTTATTGAAGCTAAGAACGGTTCAGATGCTATCGGTGAGCTCAAAGGACGTAATGATATTGATTTAATTCTTTTAGATATCATTATGCCTATTATGGGTGGAATTGAAATGCTGAAAGTTGTACGTGCAGATGATTCTCTTCGTCAACTTCCTATCATTGTATTAACAACAGATGAAACTAAAAAAGCTGAAGCACTAGAAGCTGGAGCAAACGGCTTCTTAATGAAACCGATTAGAAATGACGAATTAATCGCAAAAATGGATACTGTAATCGTTTAA